Proteins encoded within one genomic window of Fragaria vesca subsp. vesca linkage group LG1, FraVesHawaii_1.0, whole genome shotgun sequence:
- the LOC101292829 gene encoding palmitoyl-acyl carrier protein thioesterase, chloroplastic-like yields the protein MVASAATSSFFPVPSPDSGAKNSKNGNGNSKLGIKSKSAAAGLQVKANAQAPPKINGTSVGLATVESGKHGDDMHGLTQSPPARTFINQLPDWSMLLAAITTIFLAAEKQWMMLDWKPKRPDMLIDPFGLGRIVQDGLVFRQNFSIRSYEIGADRTASIETLMNHLQETALNHVKTAGLLGDGFGSTPEMSIRNLIWVVTKMQVKVDRYPTWGDVVQVDTWVSASGKNGMRRDWIIQDCKTGQILTRASSVWVMMNKLTRRLSKIPNEVRSEIEPYFVNNPPVVEEDGRKLQKLDDNTADFVRTGLTPRWSDLDINQHVNNVKYIGWILESAPLPILESHELSSMTLEYRRECGRDSVLQSLSAVSADIGHLASTGNVECQHLLRLEGGSEIVRGRTGWRPKKPNNLGIMGGFPAESA from the exons ATGGTTGCTTCTGCTGCTACTTCGTCGTTCTTTCCGGTTCCTTCTCCTGACTCTGGTGCCAAGAATTCCAAGAATGGAAATGGGAATTCCAAGTTAGGAATCAAATCAAAATCTGCTGCGGCTGGTTTGCAGGTAAAGGCCAACGCTCAAGCCCCTCCAAAAATAAATGGCACTAGTGTTGGTTTGGCCACTGTTGAAAGTGGAAAGCATGGGGATGACATGCACGGACTTACTCAATCCCCTCCTGCACGGACTTTCATTAACCAATTACCTGATTGGAGTATGCTCCTTGCTGCTATAACTACAATCTTCTTGGCAGCTGAAAAACAATGGATGATGCTTGATTGGAAACCCAAGCGGCCTGATATGCTAATTGACCCATTTGGTCTGGGAAGAATTGTTCAGGATGGTCTTGTATTCCGCCAGAACTTCTCCATTAGATCGTATGAAATAGGTGCTGATAGAACGGCTTCAATCGAGACGTTAATGAATCATTTACAG GAAACAGCGCTTAATCATGTTAAAACTGCTGGCCTCTTAGGGGACGGCTTTGGTTCAACTCCAGAGATGTCCATAAGAAACCTTATATGGGTGGTAACCAAAATGCAGGTTAAGGTAGACCGCTATCCTACTTG GGGTGATGTTGTTCAAGTTGACACTTGGGTTAGTGCCTCTGGGAAGAATGGTATGCGGCGTGATTGGATTATCCAGGATTGCAAAACAGGACAAATATTAACAAGAGCCTCCAG TGTGTGGGTGATGATGAATAAACTGACTAGGAGGTTATCCAAGATACCCAATGAGGTTCGAAGTGAAATAGAGCCTTACTTTGTGAATAATCCTCCTGTTGTGGAGGAGGATGGCAGGAAACTGCAGAAACTTGACGACAATACAGCGGACTTTGTCCGTACTGGTTTAACT CCTCGGTGGAGTGATCTGGACATCAACCAGCATGTTAACAATGTCAAGTACATTGGCTGGATCCTTGAG AGTGCTCCCTTGCCAATCTTGGAGAGCCATGAGCTTTCTTCAATGACTCTGGAGTATAGGAGGGAGTGTGGTAGGGACAGTGTGCTTCAGTCCCTGTCTGCAGTTTCTGCTGATATCGGGCATTTGGCAAGCACTGGCAACGTAGAGTGCCAGCACTTGCTTCGACTCGAGGGTGGGTCTGAGATTGTGAGGGGAAGGACTGGTTGGAGGCCCAAAAAACCCAACAATCTCGGGATTATGGGTGGGTTTCCAGCTGAAAGCGCATAG
- the LOC101304813 gene encoding uncharacterized protein LOC101304813: MTLNFQDVDFSVGDNFHCYINPVQELRDRKSRKYVSWMDRVLEQHQGQYIERFSRAYFFLHSGFKNSIDKWIEFAMQKRVQVLELQFLIPKYDYARDNYAFPYTLLGESFKHMYPYLPTLQSCHYNIGFKFLKVVRFQHIGMTDEVLDYFLSNCPVLERLIVIDARGLVYNQNYDFPILENLKQLELNVETDYHSALYHLSSFMKVCPHIHRLVLKLDFRRTDVETTVTKATKFPHHSLKVVEIMGYRGYECAVKHVVYLIESVVALEKIIIDPVRRWIWPPGMDREPDMVKEEVKARKHAKEHLQERVPSTIEFQSWHIEEEVAPADIAIFDPSKKKKKKKVVIEDPADDTMDKEGEGIILEASNPYLDYEYEELLEAVYNILRENNPELAGEKRRTVTSPPQVLSEGTKKTVYANFKEHCKTIHRQPEHVQNFFLAELGTIGSLDGQQRLVVKGRFTSKTLERILMRYVNDYVICLGCKSIDTVLSKESRLSFIRCEKCGSGRSVAPIRQGFVARVGLRHDPSYSGFDYIFACRSNNLYLVVA; the protein is encoded by the exons ATGACTCTCAACTTTCAAGATGTTGACTTCTCTGTAGGTGATAATTTTCACTGCTACATAAACCCAGTACAAGAACTAAGAGATCGGAAAAGCCGTAAATATGTCAGTTGGATGGATCGTGTGTTGGAACAGCATCAAGGCCAGTACATTGAACGATTCAGCAGGGCTTACTTCTTTCTACATAGCGGGTTTAAAAATTCCATTGATAAGTGGATTGAATTTGCCATGCAAAAGAGAGTTCAAGTACTTGAGCTGCAGTTTCTTATACCAAAATATGATTATGCCAGAGATAACTATGCATTTCCCTATACCTTATTAGGTGAATCTTTTAAGCATATGTACCCTTACCTTCCAACTCTACAATCATGTCACTACAACATTGGTTTCAAATTCCTTAAGGTTGTTCGCTTCCAGCATATCGGCATGACTGATGAAGTTCTCGACTACTTCTTGTCTAATTGTCCAGTTCTTGAGAGATTAATTGTGATAGATGCAAGAGGTTTG GTCTACAACCAAAATTATGACTTCCCCATATTAGAAAATCTGAAGCAATTGGAATTAAATGTTGAGACAGATTACCACTCGGCTCTTTATCATCTGTCTTCTTTCATGAAGGTTTGTCCTCACATCCACAGACTTGTACTGAAG TTGGACTTCCGAAGAACAGACGTCGAAACAACAGTAACCAAAGCTACCAAATTCCCTCATCATAGCCTCAAGGTAGTAGAAATTATGGGTTATCGTGGCTATGAATGTGCTGTTAAACATGTCGTGTACTTGATAGAGAGTGTTGTTGCACTAGAGAAGATTATTATTGATCCTGTTCGGCGTTGGATTTGGCCCCCCGGAATGGACAGGGAACCTGATATGGTGAAAGAGGAAGTGAAGGCAAGAAAGCATGCTAAGGAACACCTTCAAGAAAGAGTTCCATCTACTATAGAATTT CAATCATGGCATATTGAGGAGGAGGTGGCACCGGCAGACATTGCGATTTTTGATCCTAGTAAAAAGAAGAAGAAGAAGAAGGTTGTAATTGAGGATCCAGCTGATGATACTATGGACAAAGAAGGAGAAGGAATTATACTAGAGGCATCCAATCCTTATTTGGATTATGAATATGAGGAGCTTCTTGAAGCAGTGTACAACATTCTTAGGGAGAATAATCCTGAGCTAGCCGGAGAGAAGCGTCGGACAGTGACGAGTCCTCCGCAAGTTCTGAGCGAGGGCACAAAGAAAACCGTCTACGCGAATTTCAAGGAGCATTGCAAGACGATCCATAGGCAACCAGAGCATGTCCAGAATTTCTTTTTGGCCGAACTGGGGACAATTGGATCTCTTGATGGACAACAGAGGCTAGTTGTCAAGGGAAGGTTCACGTCGAAGACTCTTGAAAGAATACTGATGCGATATGTGAATGATTATGTGATTTGTCTTGGGTGCAAAAGCATCGACACTGTACTGTCGAAGGAGAGTCGCCTGAGTTTCATCAGATGCGAGAAGTGCGGTTCTGGACGATCAGTTGCTCCGATCAGACAAGGTTTTGTTGCTCGTGTAGGCCTTAGGCATGATCCTTCATATTCTGGTTTTGATTATATATTTGCATGCAGGAGTAATAATCTCTATCTCGTTGTAGCTTAG
- the LOC101305112 gene encoding F-box/LRR-repeat protein At3g58940-like — protein MSFAFLHLKFPDLVAHNEAKTVGQIDDGGEDPAGLEFACVCVVVVDLDDSNLGKRRESEDKHNYLVDRISLLPYEVLVSIASLLSLKEAAATSVLSRRWKNVWKYTTTLNFQDLDLFVGDNFYCLKLLEENLRDEKSRKYVDWVDRVLVQHEGHTIERFKAFFFLNNIFKNSIDKWIEFAMQKRVQVLELQFFIKQYDFTIDNYEFPQNLIGLGGEGEYSNHIPTQHLCRYNNVGFKFLKVLRLQQICLTDEVLEYFLSNCPVLERLTVTVARGLVCVRVVGPSISLKYLAILDCPNLKSIEICNPNIASFVYMGACIDLLINNVPLLIEVHISERALHYVDFTTVAFNRLSFCLSHLEILKLNISGVVYNPNYDFPVLENLKQLELNVETNYQWALYHLYSFMKACPHIHRLILKLEFQTYVETIVSKAPKFSHHSLKVVEIMGYRGYQCAVEHVVYLIENVVALEKIIIDPVRRWIWPPGMDRGTEMVKEEVKGRKHAKEHLKERVPSTLEFECL, from the exons ATGAGTTTTGCGTTTCTTCATCTGAAATTTCCAGATCTTGTGGCTCACAATGAGGCTAAGACGGTTGGGCAGATTGATGATGGTGGTGAGGATCCAGCGGGTTTGGAGTTTGCTTGTGTTTGTGTAGTTGTTGTGGATCTT GACGATAGCAATTTGGGAAAGAGAAGGGAAAGTGAGGATAAGCATAACTACTTAGTTGACAGAATCAGTTTGTTGCCCTACGAAGTTCTTGTAAGTATTGCGTCTCTTTTGTCACTAAAGGAAGCAGCAGCTACTAGTGTTCTTTCTAGGCGATGGAAGAATGTGTGGAAGTATACAACGACTCTTAACTTTCAAGATCTTGACCTTTTTGTTGGTGACAATTTTTACTGCTTGAAACTCCTAGAAGAAAATCTAAGAGATGAGAAAAGCCGTAAATATGTCGATTGGGTGGATCGTGTGTTGGTACAGCATGAAGGCCACACTATTGAGCGATTCAAGGCTTTCTTCTTTCTGAACAACATTTTTAAGAATTCCATTGATAAGTGGATTGAGTTTGCAATGCAGAAGAGAGTTCAAGTACTGGAGCTGCAGTTTTTTATAAAGCAATATGATTTTACCATAGATAACTATGAATTTCCCCAAAACTTAATAGGTCTCGGTGGAGAAGGTGAATATTCGAACCACATTCCGACACAACACTTATGCCGATACAACAATGTTGGTTTCAAATTCCTCAAAGTTCTTCGTTTGCAGCAGATTTGTTTGACTGATGAAGTTCTTGAGTACTTCTTGTCTAACTGTCCAGTTCTTGAGAGATTAACTGTGACAGTTGCAAGAGGTTTGGTTTGTGTAAGAGTTGTTGGTCCGTCAATCTCATTGAAGTATCTGGCAATACTTGATTGTCCTAACCTCAAAAGCATTGAGATTTGCAACCCAAATATTGCTTCATTTGTCTATATGGGAGCTTGTATAGACCTGCTTATTAACAACGTGCCCTTGCTGATTGAGGTTCATATATCTGAGAGAGCTCTTCATTATGTTGATTTTACAACTGTTGCGTTCAACAGACTTTCATTTTGTCTTTCTCATTTGGAGATTCTGAAGCTGAATATTTCGGGAGTG GTCTACAATCCGAATTATGACTTCCCCGTATTAGAGAATTTGAAGCAACTGGAATTAAATGTTGAGACAAATTACCAGTGGGCTCTTTATCATCTGTATTCTTTCATGAAGGCCTGTCCTCACATCCACAGACTTATACTGAAG TTGGAATTCCAAACATATGTTGAAACAATAGTAAGCAAAGCTCCCAAATTCTCTCATCACAGCCTCAAGGTAGTAGAAATTATGGGTTATCGTGGGTATCAATGTGCTGTTGAACATGTCGTGTACTTGATAGAGAATGTTGTTGCACTAGAGAAAATTATAATTGATCCTGTTCGGCGTTGGATTTGGCCCCCTGGAATGGACAGGGGAACTGAAATGGTGAAAGAGGAAGTGAAGGGAAGAAAGCATGCTAAGGAACACCTGAAAGAAAGAGTTCCTTCTACATTAGAATTTGAATGCTTATAG